In a single window of the Trichoderma breve strain T069 chromosome 6, whole genome shotgun sequence genome:
- a CDS encoding beta-lactamase superfamily domain-containing protein: MAITKLNSSVRVTHVGTATAVIELDNLTILTDPYFSPEGTEWIGKSGAKLVNSYQPPLGLEDLPSIDLILLSHEDHKDNLDDLGRQLLNGRHVFTTTDGARNLAPRKAHLPGGECLGFIVSAEHFGTSNGKPNAIYFSGDTVYIDELAKIKDRFHVSVALFSLGKAMVPKPGGGMLQITMDSKQAVQLMRDIEPDIVIPLHFEGWSLFKEGKSEIEEVVKEEGFEDKFKFLAPGVNTKILVSIEEFSTPSTGWQLDDFVLDPGYVASREELRWLMLNTAQTAPPSPVHGDSFISGLDTHSGEDRSSAQHTTSHLLSQGRRIEYLKNYISQVAPWLDMFDSSRAFGMQVPLLAQTSPALLCAILAISARQKERKDASDGKSTPQKSFDSLELYQEAIRLLTPLLARDWRRHLEGCAALFDAFEVHGFCGGLLQAVFWCHARMDLCGALISDGTQSTMIPPIAWLPPGTDESNVRQTFKNIQSPDMHANYAVYLCAKACELVSDRTHHDELGAPNGCTAEVFTSRWTRLWDDLQAWIDDRPNELVPLQIIESKPFPQILYLHWAAISSNQLYHTACILMLGSMPRRHSHVPGLTGSSIWHAKRICGISLTNPHQGCLNNAIQPLWLAGRLLSHESEHTILVDLIRDIESTTGWGTCWRIPDLGAAWGYSVRKSSRSKNVPLGQRQNTQTG; encoded by the exons ATGGCCATCACAAAGCTCAACTCTTCAGTTCGCGTGACCCATGTTGGCACGGCAACTGCTGTCATTGAGCTCGACAACCTCACTATCCTCACCGACCCGTACTTCTCTCCGGAGGGCACCGAGTGGATTGGCAAATCAGGCGCTAAACTGGTCAATTCATACCAGCCGCCCCTTGGCCTCGAAGATCTGCCATCAATTGATCTCATTCTTCTGAGCCATGAAGACCACAAAGACAATCTAGACGATTTGGGCCGTCAACTTCTCAATGGGCGGCACGTCTTTACCACCACTGATGGAGCACGAAACCTTGCTCCACGAAAAGCA CATCTCCCCGGCGGCGAGTGCCTTGGATTTATCGTCAGCGCAGAGCATTTTGGTACATCAAACGGGAAGCCAAATGCCATATACTTCTCTGGCGACACTGTCTATATAGACGAGCTTGCCAAGATTAAAGACCGGTTTCACGTTTCTGTTGCCCTATTTAGTCTCGGCAAGGCCATGGTTCCTAAACCTGGGGGCGGTATGCTTCAAATCACGATGGATAGTAAGCAAGCCGTGCAGCTCATGCGCGATATTGAGCCAGATATTGTTATTCCGTTGCATTTCGAGGGATGGAGCTTGTTTAAAGAGGGGAAAAGCGAAATAGAAGAGGTGGTAAAGGAAGAGGGGTTTGAAGACAAGTTTAAGTTTCTCGCCCCGGGAGTTAATACCAAAATTTT GGTTTCCATTGAAGAGTTCTCAACTCCCTCAACGGGCTGGCAGCTCGACGACTTCGTGCTCGACCCAGGCTATGTTGCATCCCGGGAAGAATTGCGCTGGTTGATGCTAAACACTGCGCAAACTGCACCACCATCTCCGGTTCACGGCGACAGCTTCATATCTGGGTTGGACACACATAGTGGCGAAGATCGGTCGTCAGCACAGCACACAACCTCACACCTCCTATCACAAGGCAGGCGAATCGAATACCTCAAGAACTACATAAGTCAAGTTGCGCCATGG CTCGATATGTTTGATAGCTCTCGTGCTTTTGGGATGCAAGTACCTCTTCTCGCGCAGACTTCTCCCGCTCTATTATGTGCAATCTTGGCCATATCAGCGCGacagaaggagagaaaagatgctTCCGATGGAAAATCGACTCCTCAGAAGAGCTTCGATAGCCTGGAGCTGTATCAAGAAGCAATCCGGCTGCTGACGCCTCTTCT TGCAAGAGATTGGCGCCGCCATTTAGAAGGATGCGCTGCTCTTTTCGATGCATTCGAAGTCCATGGATTCTGTGGCGGATTGCTTCAAGCGGTCTTTTGGTGTCACGCAAGGATGG ATTTATGCGGAGCTTTAATATCGGACGGCACGCAGAGCACCATGATCCCTCCTATTGCTTGGCTACCTCCAGGCACAGACGAGTCAAATGTTCGTCAGACTTTCAAGAATATACAAAGTCCGGATATGCACGCCAACTATGCAGTCTATCTCTGTGCCAAAGCTTGCGAACTTGTTTCAGACCGCACTCATCATGACGAATTGGGTGCTCCCAACGGATGTACCGCCGAAGTATTTACATCACGCTGGACCAGATTATGGGACGATCTACAGGCCTGGATAGACGATCGTCCCAATGAGCTGGTTCCGTTACAGATTATAGAATCGAAACCCTTCCCCCAGATATTGTATCTCCACTGGGCAGCTATTTCATCCAATCAGTTATATCACACTGCTTGTATTTTGATGCTCGGATCGATGCCCAGGAGACACAGCCATGTACCTGGTTTGACGGGGTCATCTATCTGGCATGCGAAGCGCATTTGCGGAATCTCTCTGACAAATCCTCATCAAGGATGTCTAAATAATGCGATCCAGCCACTGTGGTTGGCAGGTAGACTGCTTAGCCATGAGTCAGAGCATACGATACTCGTGGATCTGATTCGTGACATTGAGTCTACTACAGGATGGGGAACCTGTTGGAGAATTCCTGATCTAGGAGCGGCATGGGGGTATTCTGTCCGGAAGTCTTCTCGTTCGAAGAATGTTCCCCTTGGACAGCGGCAAAACACCCAAACCGGATGA
- a CDS encoding aldo/keto reductase family domain-containing protein: protein MGKTTVTLASGREMPLVGFGLWKVPRETAAETVYNAIKAGYRLFDGAYDYQNEKEAGEGIRRAIDERLVEREDVFITTKLWNNYHRKEHALAMAKKQNEAWGLGYIDLYLIHFPCALEYIDPAVRQFPAWWMDEAGTISLDKVAIRETWEALETVVDQGIARSIGVSNFQAQAIYDILSYARHPISSLQIEHHPYLVQSDLVTMAQENGIVVTAYSSFGPQKPVKKAAEKYRVTPAQVLLRWATQRNVAVIPKSNNRERLGQNLQVTEFDMTKDELEDISALDQGLRFNDPGFYLTQPIRIFA from the exons ATGGGAAAAACCACCGTGACGCTGGCCTCTGGCCGTGAGATGCCTCTCGTTGGGTTCGGACTCTGGAAAGTTCCCAGAGAAACAGCGGCAGAGACAGTATACAAT GCAATCAAAGCCGGGTATCGTCTCTTTGATGGCGCCTATGACTATCAGaacgagaaggaggctggAGAAGGTATTCGCCGAGCTATCGATGAGCGATTGGTTGAGCGTGAAGACGTATTCATCACCACAAAGCTGTGGAATAACTATCACCGAAAAGAGCATGCGTTAGCCATGGCAAAAAAGCAGAATGAAGCATGGGGTCTGGGGTACATTGACCTGTATCTCATTCACTTCCCCTGTGCATTGGAGTATATTGATCCTGCCGTTCGGCAGTTTCCT GCATGGTGGATGGACGAAGCAGGAACAATATCTTTGGACAAGGTCGCAATTCGCGAGACTTGGGAGGCCCTCGAAACGGTAGTTGATCAGGGCATCGCACGCAGCATTGGCGTTTCAAATTTCCAAGCGCAGGCCATCTATGACATACTCTCCTACGCACGCCATCCTATCTCATCGCTACAAATCGAACACCATCCGTACCTAGTGCAGTCAGACCTGGTTACCATGGCTCAGGAGAACGGCATTGTTGTAACAGCGTACTCTAGCTTTGGACCACAAA AGCCAGTGAAGAAGGCAGCTGAGAAATACCGTGTTACTCCTGCGCAAGTTCTACTGCGATGGGCAACTCAGAGAAATGTCGCTGTTATACCAAAATCCAACAATCGTGAGAGACTGGGGCAGAACCTGCAAGTCACGGAGTTTGATATGACAAAAGACGAATTGGAGGATATTTCAGCCCTTGATCAAGGATTGCGATTCAATGATCCGGGGTTCTATCTGACGCAGCCTATTCGTATTTTTGCGTAA
- a CDS encoding transketolase, thiamine diphosphate binding domain-containing protein: MAPGILSPEKIQTTNFVSTSLKEDSGIKSQRNKEHELVLKTFRLLISDLCQQFNGGHPGGAIGMAAIGIALWKYVMRYAPLQPEFFNRDRFVLSNGHTCLFQYTFLHLTGYRDMTMDQLKSYHSKRWDSICPGHPEIEIEGIEVTTGPLGQGVANAVGLAMATKNLAATYNRPGFDVVSNHTWCMIGDACLQEGVALEAISFAGHLKLNNLTIIYDNNQITCDGSVDLTNTEDVNAKMMACGWDVIDVKDGCYDVDGIVAALEKARASADKPTFINVRTIIGLDSSVAGQAEAHGAAFGADDVKRMKRSYGFNDDEYFVVGDQVRQFFSDLPSRGEQNVSQWNDLVGKYADAHPLLAEEFQRRRSGKLPSDWKTLIPSPDNFSDKPLATRASSGLMINPLAKEINSFMVGTADLSPSVHMAWDGKQDFQHVTCGINGSYAGRSFFMFYLYAAPAVRMGALQRLKVIHAATHDTIGMGEDGPTHQPIELAALFRAMPNLLYIRPADSEETAGAWIAAIEVQDASSIISTSRHKVPQLKQTRRDGVAKGAYVIQEDDDAQLTLIGVGAELSHVIDTAVVLREIKGIRCRVVSFPCQRLFEGQSLDYKRNTLRRHRNIPAVVVEPYAPNGWERYADASISVRRFGHSLPGPEAYKYFGFDVDSIVSKVSDYLMRISQDEILRREFLDL, translated from the exons ATGGCTCCTGGAATCCTATCTCCCGAGAAAATACAAACGACAAATTTTGTATCAACTAGCTTAAAAGAAGATTCTGGGATTAAATCTCAGCGAAACAAAGAGCATGAGTTGGTTCTCAAAACCTTTCGACTGCTCATCAGCGACCTCTGTCAGCAGTTCAATGGTGGCCATCCAGGCGGCGCCATTGGTATGGCTGCCATCGGAATTGCTCTCTGGAAGTACGTGATGAGATACGCGCCGCTTCAACCAGAATTTTTCAACAGGGACCGATTTGTGCTCTCAAATGGTCACACCTGCCTCTTTCAATACACTTTTCTGCATTTGACGGGATATCGCGATATGACAATGGATCAACTCAAGTCATATCACTCAAAGCGCTGGGACTCCATCTGTCCCGGCCATCCAGAAATCGAGATTGAAGGTATTGAGGTAACAACGGGACCTTTGGGGCAAGGAGTCGCCAATGCCGTTGGCCTCGCGATGGCGACAAAGAATCTTGCGGCAACGTATAATCGACCCGGATTTGATGTTGTATCGAATCACACATGGTGCAtgattggcgatgcttgCCTGCAAGAGGGTGTGGCACTAGAGGCCATCTCCTTCGCCGGTCATCTCAAACTAAACAATCTGACAATCATATATGATAACAACCAAATCACCTGTGATGGTTCAGTCGATCTGACCAACACCGAAGATGTCAACGCTAAAATGATGGCGTGCGGCTGGGATGTGATAGATGTCAAAGATGGGTGCTACGATGTAGACGGCATTGTGGCCGCATTAGAAAAGGCACGAGCCTCGGCAGACAAACCAACATTTATCAACGTCAGAACAATCATAGGATTAGACTCATCTGTTGCCGgacaagcagaagctcatgGAGCTGCTTTTGGTGCCGACGATGTCAAGCGGATGAAGCGATCATATGGCTTCAACGATGACGAGTACTTTGTCGTTGGAGACCAAGTCCGCCAATTCTTTTCGGATCTACCCAGCCGCGGAGAGCAGAATGTATCACAGTGGAATGATCTTGTGGGAAAATATGCAGATGCTCATCCTCTACTTGCCGAGGAGTTCCAACGACGTCGGAGTGGAAAGCTTCCATCTGACTGGAAGACTCTGATACCCAGCCCTGACAACTTTTCTGACAAGCCACTGGCGACACGGGCATCGTCTGGCTTGATGATCAACCCTCTTGCCAAGGAGATCAATTCTTTTATGGTAGGCACGGCGGATCTCTCACCATCTGTGCATATGGCGTGGGACGGTAAACAAGATTTTCAACACGTAA CTTGCGGGATCAACGGTTCTTACGCCGGTCG TTCGTTCTTCATGTTCTATCTATATGCGGCACCAGCTGTACGAATGGGTGCTTTACAACGGCTCAAGGTAATCCACGCAGCGACTCACGATACCATCGGAATGGGAGAAGACGGCCCAACTCACCAACCCATTGAGTTGGCGGCACTCTTTCGAGCCATGCCAAATTTGCTGTATATCCGCCCTGCAGATAGTGAAGAAACAGCCGGTGCCTGGATTGCCGCCATCGAAGTCCAGGATGCGTCTTCAATCATTTCAACGTCACGACACAAAGTGCCACAGCTCAAGCAGACACGCCGAGATGGCGTTGCAAAGGGCGCCTATGTGATtcaagaagacgacgatgcgCAACTCACACTCATTGGTGTGGGCGCAGAATTGTCGCACGTCATAGACACCGCTGTTGTGCTGCGAGAGATAAAGGGCATTCGATGCAGAGTAGTCAGTTTCCCATGCCAGAGGTTGTTTGAGGGCCAATCTTTGGATTACAAGAGAAATACATTGCGAAGACATCGCAATATCCCAGCAGTTGTGGTGGAGCCATATGCACCTAATGGTTGGGAAAGATATGCGGACGCAAGTATAAGTGTGAGACGATTCGGACACAGTCTCCCAGGTCCTGAGGCGTACAAGTATTTTGGCTTCGATGTTGATAGCATTGTGTCTAAGGTATCAGATTATCTGATGAGAATTAGTCAAGATGAAATTTTGAGGCGAGAGTTTCTCGACTTGTAG
- a CDS encoding alcohol dehydrogenase groES-like domain-containing protein, with product MVEAPVLGPKRGEVLLHIKATGICGSDVHFWKSGRIGSLVFEGDCILGHEAAGVVLKCGEGVTSLVPGDRVAIEPGVPCGDCFLCLDGKYNLCEDVKFSGVYPYAGTIQRYKIHPAKWLHKLPSNISFAEGALLEPLSVVLHGIRTAGLNLGCGTVICGAGPIGLIALAAARASGAHPIVITDIEPKRLQFAREFVPSCRTYQVDPSLSAEENARGIRRLFRHADADISQDIVEDLHQEYYAPRTILECTGVESSVCTAAFTVRRGGTICVIGVGKSIMNNLPFMHISLAEIELKFINRYRDTWPAGIACLSGGILDLKPLVTHVYPLEDAMDALHLAADPRNGSIKIQIVDEASENAIE from the exons ATGGTTGAAGCTCCGGTTTTAGGACCAAAGCGTGGAGAAGTGCTGTTGCATATCAAGGCCACTGGCATCTGTGG ATCGGATGTCCATTTCTGGAAATCCGGGCGGATAGGCTCGTTGGTCTTTGAAGGAGATTGCATTTTGGGACACGAAGCTGCTGGAGTTGTGCTCAAGTGCGGAGAAGGTGTAACGAGCCTCGTACCAG GCGACAGAGTGGCCATAGAGCCGGGTGTTCCTTGTGGAGACTGCTTTCTCTGCTTAGACGGCAAGTATAATCTCTGCGAAGACGTCAAATTCTCCGGCGTCTATCCCTACGCGGGTACGATTCAGCGATACAAAATACACCCAGCCAAATGGCTTCACAA GCTCCCGTCCAACATATCGTTTGCTGAGGGCGCCCTCCTTGAGCCTTTGAGCGTTGTTCTGCACGGCATCCGCACTGCTGGTCTCAACCTTGGTTGTGGCACCGTTATCTGCGGTGCCGGACCAATTGGGCTGATTGCTCTGGCCGCCGCAAGAGCATCTGGCGCACATCCGATCGTGATAACAGACATCGAGCCAAAGAGACTCCAATTTGCTCGAGAATTTGTTCCATCATGTCGAACCTACCAAGTAGATCCTTCTCTAAGCGCTGAAGAGAATGCACGCGGAATCCGGCGGCTGTTTCGGCATGCCGATGCCGATATATCACAAGACATTGTCGAAGACCTTCACCAAGAGTACTATGCGCCGCGAACAATTCTTGAGTGCACAGGTGTGGAAAGCAGCGTGTGTACAGCAGCATTTACAGTCAGACGGGGCGGTACCATCTGCGTCATTGGAGTCGGTAAATCGATCATGAACAACTTGCCTTTTATGCATATTTCTCTAGCTGAG ATTGAGCTCAAGTTTATTAACCGGTATCGAGATACATGGCCGGCGGGTATTGCGTGCCTCAGTGGAGGAATTCTCGACTTGAAGCCTCTAGTCACTCACGTTTATCCTCTTGaggatgccatggatgctCTACATCTGGCAGCCGACCCCAGAAATGGAAGCATCAAGATTCAGATTGTAGACGAAGCCAGCGAGAATGCGATAGAATAG